A genome region from Pygocentrus nattereri isolate fPygNat1 chromosome 6, fPygNat1.pri, whole genome shotgun sequence includes the following:
- the LOC108414877 gene encoding uncharacterized protein LOC108414877: MEKKNQRKNESYTYLKKTASTQFTRRLSNKQVQHRAIRVIGQSATVTVGQDATLFCQLVETNERLTRITWQKRTREILTNKNFFYITPEGKTESVNGLGDRTEFIGDIKEIIGTILLRKVTLLDEGIYTCIFNVFPSGPFETEIHLNIQVPRVVGVTTDVIPVAGESEVILATCTAVKARPAADVSWRLGALSNSVKVQTNISADPDGTYDFYVLPSMNAHDQTLDVLMKGMRVGLLIGYEGVLHDVFPLEIFNVAVVVEETIVLHSVRDVPTGFAMLMGTIYCLNLEYPCKMRYSFEFLQRVQGVSCLPPDDTTPPPSPPRGPCGRSGLESVCCILICLSSLLVPPVVGVTTDVIPVAGESEVILATCTAVKARPAADVSWRLGALSNSVKVQTNVSADPDGTYTVKSFLIGVASKDLNKQKVQCSVDHISLNEELILDYALIIHYPPQVVYIISVNVVTSEEFQCVVDANPRPTFTWSRVNKSLSCCVDADRLIIPLTSENNGLYLCNVSNQYGNGTGTLYLQVSRESTTLCWSLFIILLLGVAVYLIWKFNLTESLLKCPSQLREGIWRPVATDESNPTSDVS; the protein is encoded by the exons CTATAAGGGTCATTGGTCAGAGTGCAACAGTTACAGTAGGACAAGACGCCACATTGTTCTGTCAGCTGGTTGAGACAAATGAGAGACTGACACGGATTACATGGCAAAAAAGGACACGAGAAATCCTCACAAATAAGAACTTTTTCTACATTACCCCAGAAGGCAAAACAGAAAGCGTAAACGGATTAGGAGACAGAACTGAATTTATTGGGGACATTAAAGAAATCATCGGAACGATTCTTTTGAGGAAAGTTACATTACTAGATGAAGGAATTTACACTTGCATCTTCAACGTATTCCCAAGTGGACCATTTGAAACAGAAATACATCTCAACATACAAG TTCCTCGTGTAGTTGGTGTGACCACTGATGTGATTCCTGTTGCTGGTGAGTCTGAAGTGATCTTAGCCACCTGCACTGCTGTTAAGGCACGGCCTGCTGCAGATGTGTCCTGGAGGCTGGGTGCTCTGAGCAACTCTGTAAAAGTACAGACCAACATTTCTGCAGACCCTGATGGAACCTATGATTTCTATGTTTTACCCAGTATGAAT GCTCATGATCAAACTCTGGATGTTCTCATGAAGGGAATGCGTGTTGGGCTTCTGATTGGATATGAAGGTGTCTTGCATGATGTTTTCCCTCTTGAAATCTTCAATGTGGCTGTGGTGGTAGAGGAGACTATCGTTCTTCATTCAGTCAGAGATGTGCCTACTGGTTTTGCCATGCTAATGGGTACCATCTACTGCCTTAATCTGGAGTACCCTTGCAAAATGAGGTACTCATTCGAGTTCTTGCAGAGG gtccagggtgtatcctgccttccgcccgatgacaccaccccacccccctcccctcctcGGGGACCCTGtgggagaagcggattagaaagtgtgtgttgtATACTGATATGTTTGTCTTCACTTTTAGTTCCTCCTGTAGTCGGTGTGACCACTGATGTGATTCCTGTTGCTGGTGAGTCTGAAGTGATCTTAGCCACCTGCACTGCTGTTAAGGCACGGCCTGCTGCAGATGTGTCCTGGAGGCTGGGTGCTCTGAGCAACTCTGTAAAAGTACAGACCAACGTTTCTGCAGACCCTGATGGAACCTACACTGTCAAAAGCTTCCTGATTGGTGTTGCATCCAAAGACCTAAACAAGCAGAAGGTTCAGTGTTCAGTAGACCACATCAGCCTGAATGAGGAGCTGATACTAGACTACGCTCTAATTATCCACT ATCCTCCTCAGGTTGTGTATATTATTTCAGTCAATGTTGTAACGTCTGAAGAATTTCAGTGTGTAGTTGATGCCAACCCACGACCAACATTCACCTGGAGCAG GGTCAACAAGAGTCTTTCCTGCTGTGTTGATGCTGACAGGCTGATAATCCCATTGACCTCTGAAAATAATGGCTTGTACCTATGTAATGTTTCAAACCAGTATGGAAATGGCACAGGTACCCTTTACCTGCAAGTTTCCAGAG AATCGACCACTCTCTGTTGGAGTTTGTTCATCATTCTTCTCCTTggtgttgctgtttatttaatatGGAAATTTAACTTAACTGAGAGTTTATTGAAATGCCCTTCGCAACTGAGAGAAGGAATCTG gcgtcctgtggccactgatgaatcCAATCCTACAAGTGATGTGAGCTGA